In Porites lutea chromosome 9, jaPorLute2.1, whole genome shotgun sequence, a single window of DNA contains:
- the LOC140947722 gene encoding interferon-related developmental regulator 2-like: MPKGDSKGKGSRGKRGQQPRKKGRRGDEESDDEDLETQSVASYSSTPGTHSGEEADGLDEGGDEDYEDDFEQVLADYIDRATQKSAQGRQSALFAIQKALKSRIVHEFLSDRKVTIVDCIEKCVKRGTKEDRVLASSIAVLLCVQFGAGSESEDVFRSMKPHLITVIQDQTAGSVARASCATALALCCFIASEDHDELFECSAVLEAIFDNKKTVKPDEVPLYSSILLAWALLLSVTPENQAYLLINKHLRRMMFLLQTSDLSVRIAAGELLALMYEMGRNVHEDFGYRDRNGVCDLIRELATEGNKHIAKKDLRQQRSSFRDILKTIEEGVAPEEVVKFGAEYMELDSWVRRRQYTALKDALGTGVTLHLQENDLLRDIFDLGPQLKPTDVHKTSRYQRQLYNNAVSKARTLVRGKNRDKRNAFMY, from the exons GACGAAGAGGAGACGAGGAAAGCGACGATGAGGATTTGGAAACCCAAAGTGTAGCAAGTTATTCATCAACACCGGGAACCCACAGTGGCGAAGAAG CTGATGGTTTAGACGAAGGCGGAGATGAAGACTACGAAGACGACTTTGAACAAGTTTTGGCTGATTACATTGATAGAGCGACACAGAAAAG TGCGCAGGGGAGGCAATCTGCTTTGTTTGCAATCCAGAAGGCTCTGAAATCCAGAATTGTACATGAATTTCTTTCTGACAG GAAAGTAACCATTGTTGACTGCAttgaaaaatgtgtaaaaaGAG GTACCAAAGAGGATCGTGTGTTAGCATCCTCTATTGCAGTGCTACTCTGTGTTCAGTTTGGAGCTGGGTCAGAAAGTGAAGATGTGTTTAGATCAATGAAGCCTCATTTGATCACTGTCATTCAAGATCAGACAGCTGGATCTGTTGCTAGAGCTAGT TGTGCTACAGCACTGGCCCTGTGCTGCTTTATTGCAAGTGAAGATCATGAT GAACTCTTTGAGTGCTCAGCTGTCCTAGAGGCAATTTTTGACAACAAGAAGACCGTCAAGCCAGATGAAGTTCCACTTTACAGCAGTATTCTGTTGGCCTGGGCCCTTCTCTTGTCTGTCACACCAGAAAATCAAGCTTACCTTCTCATTAACAA GCACTTAAGAAGAATGATGTTTCTTCTTCAAACAAGTGATCTCAGTGTGCGGATTGCTGCGGGAGAACTCTTAGCACTTATGTATGAGATGGGACGCAATGTTCATGAGGACTTTGGTTACAGAGATCGAAATGGAGTTTGTGACCTTATAAGGGAACTTGCCACAGAAGGTAACAAGCACATTGCAAAGAAAGATCTGCGGCAACAGCGGTCAAGCTTTAGAGACATTCTTAAAACTATTGAG GAAGGTGTTGCCCCTGAAGAGGTGGTCAAGTTTGGAGCTGAGTATATGGAGTTAGATAGTTGGGTTCGTCGGAGGCAGTACACTGCACTTAAAGATGCTCTTGGTACAGGGGTAACCCTTCACTTACAG GAAAATGACCTGCTTCGTGACATCTTTGACTTAGGGCCTCAGCTTAAACCCACAGATGTCCATAAAACATCTCGCTATCAAAGG CAACTTTACAACAATGCAGTGTCCAAAGCCAGGACGTTGGTTCGCGGAAAGAACAGGGACAAGAGAAATGCTTTTATGTACTGA